One genomic segment of Clavelina lepadiformis chromosome 3, kaClaLepa1.1, whole genome shotgun sequence includes these proteins:
- the LOC143450805 gene encoding kelch-like protein 12, with the protein MDEVIPVSATFHGNHNRNILEIFNKQRDDPSFHEVTVKINEREFYGHRALLCALSPYFNGALNVDMKEKWNSEIELSPNYVTPTAMQLIMDYIYTAAVKIDHENAGGLLSAANYLQMDEIKTYCQEFLSNHLSPENSLTTLASALMSDSDELTDNAELVIKQHFETVLEQEEFLELEKDFVIKIFNLIDQDTQSASEIYEALVSWVKHNREERQEDFPELLKKIKLCLLPTQFLKQVVSMEELVQSSTESKDYLQQETYKSLEMPAICKEKLIFRNQRKIDSNKYFVMVGEKTRLYDVEKKSWTDLPSFVKRMVTKYTYCVHRKCLYAIGTDWLIMELDIFNPVQGWRYAGETQLRRFYPSVLSLNGVIVIIGGDGHKSVETFDPRNKTQFMLRPMFERSDRHTMAERLENFLCISGYKRDKTISSTINDFKAKWLVSVSLPDTSTHHKYSKGVLLREKLFAMDDYFQIQCYEREHEHWSIFEGTMISDTSQCVSDYKKAVITIKDTLLLAFYANETNILPLHSYDTYANELSKFDKDFNLDFSCDDILAF; encoded by the coding sequence ATGGATGAAGTAATTCCAGTCTCTGCAACATTTCACGGAAATCACAATCGTAATATTctggaaatattcaacaaacAAAGAGACGACCCTTCATTTCATGAAGTAACTGTTAAAATCAATGAGAGAGAGTTCTATGGACACAGAGCTCTTCTCTGTGCACTTTCACCTTATTTTAATGGAGCTCTTAACGTTGATATGAAGGAGAAGTGGAATTCTGAAATTGAATTATCTCCAAACTATGTTACACCAACAGCAATGCAGCTCATCATGGATTACATCTACACAGCTGCGGTTAAGATCGACCATGAAAATGCAGGAGGCTTATTGAGTGCAGCAAACTACCTTCAAATGGATGAAATCAAAACTTACTGCCAAGAATTTCTCTCCAACCATCTAAGTCCTGAAAACAGCCTAACAACATTGGCAAGTGCTTTAATGTCTGACAGTGATGAACTAACGGATAATGCTGAGCTTGTGATCaaacaacattttgaaactGTGCTAGAACAGGAAGAATTTTTGGAGTTGGAGAAGGATTTTgtgatcaaaatttttaatttaattgaccAAGACACACAAAGTGCAAGTGAAATCTATGAAGCCCTTGTTAGTTGGGTGAAGCACAACAGAGAAGAAAGACAAGAAGATTTTCCTGAATTGTTgaagaaaattaaactttgtttacTTCCAACCCAGTTCCTTAAACAGGTTGTCAGCATGGAAGAATTGGTTCAAAGTTCAACTGAAAGCAAAGACTACCTCCAGCAAGAAACATACAAAAGTCTGGAGATGCCTGCAATATGTAAAGAAAAACTTATCTTCCGTAACCAAAGAAAGATTGACTCCAACAAGTATTTTGTTATGGTTGGCGAGAAAACACGTCTGTATgatgttgaaaaaaaaagttggACAGACTTGCCATCATTTGTGAAAAGGATGGTTACAAAATATACCTACTGTGTCCATCGAAAGTGTTTGTACGCAATAGGCACCGACTGGCTGATAATGGAACTAGACATATTTAACCCTGTCCAAGGGTGGCGCTATGCAGGCGAAACACAGTTGCGTAGATTCTATCCATCAGTTCTCTCACTTAATGGTGTGATTGTTATTATCGGTGGAGATGGACATAAGTCTGTTGAAACATTTGATCCACGAAACAAGACACAGTTTATGCTTAGGCCGATGTTTGAAAGGAGCGACAGGCATACAATGGCTGAACGGTTAGAAAATTTTCTATGCATAAGTGGGTACAAAAGGGATAAGACAATCAGCTCCACTATAAACGACTTCAAAGCCAAGTGGCTTGTATCGGTTAGTTTGCCAGACACATCAACCCATCACAAGTATTCCAAAGGAGTGTTGTTAAGAGAAAAACTCTTTGCGATGGATGACTATTTCCAAATTCAGTGCTACGAGCGAGAACACGAACACTGGTCAATATTTGAAGGAACGATGATTTCTGATACGTCACAATGTGTAAGCGACTACAAAAAGGCCGTTATTACTATAAAAGACACTTTACTTCTGGCATTTTATGCAAATGAGACAAACATTCTTCCTTTACATTCCTACGATACATACGCTAATGAATTGAGCAAGTTTGATAAAGATTTTAACTTGGATTTTTCTTGCGATGATATTCTTGCATTTTGA